The Phaeocystidibacter marisrubri genomic interval GAAGATGTCTATACGAGGCTTCCATCCCAAAGGAAAAATTCAGGTACTTATTAACGGGTAACTGATAGGAGTACTTTGCGTCCAGATAGGTTATTTCGATTGCATCATTATTTTGAGAATCATAGATATACTGCAAACCCAATCCTCCGTTTAATGAGGAAACCTGAGCATCATAAGAGCCACGAAGAGTTTGATATACACCTAAAGATGGAAATTGATTCCGATAGTTCAACGTGATATTCTGACACGTAGAAAGCCCAGAAAAGGCAGGATTGAAATAAGTTCTATTCGCATTAAGTTGACCAAAGAAAGCATCTTGGGAGTACCCTGAAACGAACACTAACACACTTGTCAATAGAAGTATGGAACGAAGCGGTTTTAAAATCATGAGGTTGAGCGTTTAATCTCACCAATTTAAAAAAAAAGAGGCTCCGAAGAGCCTCTTATATAGCGCACTACCTAATTAAAGTAATTGAACCGCGCTCTTCTTTTAACTTCCCTCCTTCAGATCGATACTTCAACACAAAGAAGTAAACGCCTTCTGGAGATTCATCTCCCTTAAAGGATCCATCCCATCCTTCATCTGGAGTATTGGTATGGAACACTCGGTTACCCCATCTGTCTACAATACTCAAATCGTATTCAGAAGCATCTTCAAACATTGTATGAGGTTTCCAAACTCTATTTTCTGGAATTGAGCTGTTCGGAGTAAATGCCGTTGGGAAGAATCCTCGTGCATCAAGATCTACGCACACCTCATTTGAGTAGCTCGTCATAGGGTTTCCACTTTCGTCGAGATATCCCAATGGGTTGTTGGCTTCAACAGCTGCCACACGATAACAGAACACGCCTTTACCATTTCCAAACTGACGGATATTATCAGAATAACTGGTCTCGGTAATATCATTGGCTACCAATACCCAATTCGGTGAATTGTCCGCTTTGCGGTAAACATTGTAATGATCTACAATTCCACCATAATCGCGGTAAGCATTCCAAGTCAACTGGTTGGTGAGGTTCTCGTTTGAGCTCACTTCCAGTAGAATATTGGTACCGAAGTTCGATACGGTATCAACTCCTCCACAGGAATTTGCACTTCGAATGCGATAGATATATCGAGCTTCATCGGTATTGGCACTGAAATCTACAAACTTGATATGGAACGGAGCGGCTGTAGGCATTGGCACAACACCAACGGTCTGCCATGGCCCGAGCGTATCTTCGGCTCTTTGAACCTGATACTCCTCCACATCTGCTCTGCCGTCGATAAACGCCCATACTTCTACGGAACCATCAATCTGTACTGTTGTTCTTGCCAAGTACTGTAGCTTCGATTGAATGATCACATCACTTTGAATACAGTATTCATTTGAAGTTGAAGTCACTAGGCCAGAGGTATCCGTTGCAACAATGTAGTAGCAATACTCTGCACCTGACAAGAGGTTCTCTTGGATGAACGTCGTGTCATCACCTGGGTTGGTTCCAATTAGAACACCCGTGTTCGTGGTACCGCCAACTGTCACATCGGCCATCACTTTGTAGTTATCTACACCACCAGGCCAATTGTTGTATTGATTCCATTTCAATTCAATACTGCCTTCACAGACATCTAGGAGTCCATCTAAGAACAAGGTTTGATGGATGAAAACTTCGCTCGTATCACTGTAGTTGTAACAACTGTCCCTACTTACTACTTTGTACCGTTCGGAAGCAATGGTTGGATCCGAGGTCGCCAAAGTATATGGCAAGGTGATCGGCACTGGAATCACTTCCTGAACCTGCCAAGCAGTTCCATCGTGAATCAGCACGTGGTATTCAACAACATCGCCGTACTTGGTCGGTTTGAAATCGATCACCGTTTGACCGTTATTGACCGTTACATAGTTGATATCTAACACGTCCTCGTTAATCTTATCTGCCAGTGTATCTGAAGCTAGGAATGATCCACAACTCCCTGCAATTCGAATCTGATAATCAACCGATTCTCTACACAAGTTGATGGTATCGTTGTAGTTTCTGTCGTTGGTTTGACCTAACATTTGCCAATCATTGGCTCCTGTAATTTGTCTCCAAATCTCATAGGTAAATACCATACTTGAATCGGCACTTGGCGCATTCCAAGACAACTTAGCTACATATGGATCAATGGCTGGGAAAGGCACCATTACCGGGCTGATAGCAATCAAGGTATCTGAAGGATCACTTTCTTGTTCACAGCCACCATAGGTTCTCATGAAGTAGTACAATTCAGCCGTATCTGGATTGAGGTCTGTATAAGCTACATCGCTGTAGTTATAAATGGTATCTAATGGTGAGAAGTTGTTGCCATCCCCTCTAAACACCACATAGAAATCGAAGTTCTGAGCGGTGTCTTCAGGAATAGGCGGAGTAAATCCGAGAGACATTGATTTGGTGGTTGGATCGTAATCCAGACACTGCGACATGGTTGGTGGTACTGGATCTGGTGAAATCACATTAATCCTTGCTGAAATCAACTTAAAGGAAGGAGCTGGACAGTAGTTATCCTCCATTTTAAAGTAGAAGAGATAGGAACTCTTCGGCTTTCCACAGGCCACCGTAGTAGAATTCAAGTGATCACAATCCGTCTGCCAACTGAAGTCTACGTTGTTGGTGAGCGTTGTGGTCAGTGAGTTTTGTGGAGCTGTTGGAGTGATAGTTGCACAAGGCGGATTAACGATACAGTTATTGGGGTTGCCCAATGGTGTACCTAGGTTACCCCCTACTCCAACGAACTTAATGGTTTGAGGTGTCCAGTTCGCATCGAAATCAGAGTCTACGGATTGCATCCTAAAGTGGATGTATTCCCCGGCGTACACCGTCATTTCGTAGAAGGTTGTGTCTCCGTTAACAACCACGGGATCCAATTGTGGCATAGGTAATGGATCGTTGATCACCTGTAGCGTTGGAGGTACGTTAGATGGGTTGGTAGGAGATGTGACACACGGTAATAAGATGACAGGAATGTCTCTATAAACCTCGGCAACCTTCTGGTTACACTTATAGGCCGTTACCTTCATACAAGTGGCATACTTCCCGGTTAAGTTGGTATTAATAACTACCTGACCGGCATCTTGAGCAAAGCTTTGAATCCCTGGAAGAGGGTTATTGTAACTATAGCCATTGGTGAAGTTAACTGTATTGTTTAGTGAAGTATACAATGGCTGAGCCCAGTCAAAGTAGAGTGAATCTAATTCTTCATCAAAGGCAAAGTTGTTAAAGGCAAATTCATAATCGGTACAGGTTACCACTTTAGGGGCCTGAAGGAAAAGTGGTGAGTTGTCATAACAAGGGTTGGCATTCATATTACCTGAACCGTTGTTATAAGGGAACATAAATGCTCTCAGGAAGTAGTCACCACTTACGATATTGGCCATTCCACTAGGTCGAGCACTTTGTTGCCAGGTAAAGTACCATCCCGACGCTGGTGGAACACCGTTTAATACCACAGCAGGTGTTCTGTAAAGGTATTCTTCTATGGCTCCTGTTTGAGGGTTCCCACAGTTAATGTTATCCGAGCCTGTACAATTAGGACCGCTAGGTGATACATCATGCGGATAGCCTGTTACAAGAGTAAGGGGCATACTTCCCGCAGGAGAGTTTGAATTCAGGTTACCTGGAGGAGGCATAGGTATACCTGTACAGTCGCGATAAATTCTCAAGAAGAAAACATATCTACCACTGGGTTGACATTCCCACCAGATTTCTCCCCCCAACAAGTGAGAAGCAGAAAGACTGAAGGAACCGAGCAAAATAGTGAGAGTAATTAATAGCCTTTTCATTGCTTTTGGTACTATGATTTGTTCGAATGTATTTCGGTTTTTTATAACAAAAAAGGAAAAGCTGCATCAGTCAGTTAACGAGTATTTACGGTAGTTTTCGCTTACTCAGTGGAGTGATTACTTCACGAATTGAGAATCTCATTTGAGCTTTTCGATAAATAAAAAAAGCCCCCCGATTCTCATCGGAGGGCTTCTCATTTCTATACTGGATAGCTTATCGAAGAAGAGTAAATGTACCTCGTTCTTCTTTCAGTTTTCCTGTTTCAGCCTTGTAACGAACCAAGAACATATATGCTCCAGCTTGAGAGGCCGTTCCTTTGTACGTACCATCCCAACCTTCGTCAGGATTCGTTGTACGGAACACCTCTTCACCCCATCTGTTTTGGATGATGAGCAAGTAGTTGTCTTGATCTTCGAACAAGTTCATCGGCTTCCAAACTTGGTTCTCAACATTTGTACTTGTAGGACGGAATGCTGTTGGGAAGAACCCACGTGCATCGTGATTCAAACAAGCTTCGTTAGAGAATGAAGTAAATGGCATTCCTGTTTCATCTACAAATCCAAGTGGGTTTGCAGCTTCAACCGCGGCTACACGATAGCAGAACTGTCCTTTACCGTTACCAAACTGACGGATGTTATCGGTGTACGATGTATCCTGTACATCGTTGGCAACAAGCACCCAGTTAGGAGCTCCATCTACCTTGCGGTATACGTTGTAGTGATCTACAATGCCACCATAATCGCGGTAACGGTTCCAAGTCAACTGGTTCGTCAAGTTATCGTTCACATCTACTTCAAGTAAGATATTCGTACCGAAGTTCGAGATGGTATCCGCACCACCACATTCGTTGGTACTTCTCACACGATAGAAGTAACGTGTGTCATCTGTGTTCGCGCTGAAGTCTACAAATCTAATCTGATAAGGAGCAGCAGTAGGCTTAGGAACCACACCGATGTTCACCCATGGTCCGAGCGTATCTTCAGCACGTTGAACTTGGTACTCAAGTACATCGGCATTTCCATCGATGAATGTCCATGTTTCAACCGAACCATCCAATTGCACAGTAGCGCGAGCCATGTACTGAACTTTTGATTGAATCACGATACTTGAGTTGATACAGTACTGACTAGAGTAGCTCGTATCCATTCCAGTGGTATCCACCGCTCTGATGTAGTAACAGTACTGTGCACCTGACTGAAGGTTCGTGTGGATAAACGTAGTATCTGTGGCAACGTTTGTTCCAATAAGTACACCTGTTTGCTGTGTACCACCTGCTGGAGTAACGTCGGCAAGGATTTCATACTCTGCTGCACCACCTGGCCAGCCTTCGTATTGATTCCACTTCAGCTCCATGATACCATCACACGGATTCAAGTCACCGCGGAGATACATCGTTGTATGAGCAGGTACAATCAGGTCACTACTCTGGTTACCACAACTATCCACTGAAACTACTTTATACGTTTCGGCTTGTTGGTCAGCTGTTGAAGTTGGCACCACATAAACGGTAGGGTTACCCACAGGAATGTTGGCTACATTCACCCAACCAGCACCAGCCTGTCTTTCCAATACAAGGTACTCTAGCACATCACCACTGTTGGTTGGAGGCCAAGATAATTTAGCCATACCCCCTTCTACTGTAGCGTATCCTAAATCGAGTTTATCATTGTTGCTTTGATCGGCAAAGTATCCCGAGTCCGTCCGGGAGTCACAGACACCAGCCATCCGAATTTGGTATTCGAGGTTGTTACCACAGATGTTTACGGTATCACTGTAAGTTGTATCTGTAGTTGTACCAATCATACCCCAAGTACCTGTAATCGCTACACGTCTCCATACTTCGAACGTATCAGCAGCAGCCTCGTAAGTGTACTTCGGACTGTTCCATTCCAATTGAGCCACATAAGGGTTAGTTGGAGGGAAAGCAGTTACGCGTACAGAAACTACAGAGATTGTATCAGAAGAGAACGACTCTTGATCACATCCACCAAACGTACGTACGTAGTAGTAGTTCGCTCCTGGAAGTGGCGCAGGGTCAGTGTAATTCGTTGTCAAGTAATTGGTTACCGTATCGTATGGAGCAAAGCTTGAACCGGATCCTCCACGGTAAATAACGTAGAAGTCAAAGTTTTCACCAGTATCCGATGGGGCTGGCTCAACATAGTCAAAGCTCAGTGTTCCATCTGTATTTGCCTGAACACACGAGTTCGTCAAGTCCGGCGGTTCTGGAGATGGACTCACCACGGTAATCCTAGCTGTAATCAGCTTAAAGGACGGAGCTGGACACGAGTTATCTTCCATTTTAAAGTAGAAGAGATACTGGTTCTTCCGTGTACCCCCTGCCGATGTCGAATAGGAAAGGTGATCACATGTGGTTTGCCAATCGAACTGAACGTTATTCGTACTTGGTGAACTATAACCGGTTTGCGGAGAAATCGGTGTTACAATTGCACAAGGTTGTTGGAATAAACAGTTCGTTGTACTGTTCATAGGATCTCCCAAGTTACCACCTACTCCAACGAACTTAATCGTTTGAGGCAACCATGATGGAAGGAAGTCATAATCCTGAGACTGCATATTGAAGTGAATAGCCTGACCAGCATTCACTGTCATTTCGTAGTAGATGGTATCCTGACCTTGAACTACTGGGGTCAATTGCGGAGCAGGAGCTGGATCGTTAATCACCTCCAAAGTTGGTGGTGAGTTAGTCACACCTGGACATGCAACCAATACAATTGGAATATCGCGGTAAACCGATGCTACACGCTGACCAAACTTGTATGCATCTACTCGCATACAGGTAGCATACTGACCTGTCAAGGTGGTGTTAATCGTTACCTGACCCGCATCTTGAGCAAAATTCTGAATACCTGGAAGTGGGTTGTTTGCAGTGTATCCACCAACAAAAGCTGCTGGAGCCGTTGCTGACACTAGTGGATCATCCCAATCGAAGTAAAGTGAATCCAAATCTTGGTCGAATGCGAAGTTGTTGTACGCAAACTCATAACCTGTACAGGTTACTACCTTTGGAATCTCAAGGAATCGAGGAGATGAGTCGAAACAAGGGTTAGCATTTCGGTTACCTGTACCATCATTAAATGGATACATCGTAGCACGCAAAAAATACCCCGGTTGTCCCGACAAGTTGGCGGTTGCAGGTCGACAACAAGAAGACCAGCTGAACGTCCAACCCGATGCAGGTGGAACCCCCGACAAGGTTACCGGTGTAGAAGTTCTCCAAACGGCTTCTTCAATGGCACCTGAACCTGGAGTGGTTGCTGTAGCACAGTTGATGGTTGAACCACCATCACATTCCGGTGATGCATCTCTTGGATACCCCCCTACAACGTAGTATGGGTCATTGATATCCGTAAGAATAGGAAGACTAATGCTTCCCAAAGGTCCACCACTAATGGTTTGGTTACCGCTTGGCATAGATGCACCACTACAATCGCGATACAATCTCAAATATAGATGGTATTTACCGGCATGAGGACCAGTCTCAATACATCTCCACCAAATTTCACCTCCGAGCAAGTGCGATCCAAAGCTCTGAGTAGTGAGCATCAAACCGAACAAGAGTAATAATATTCTTTTCATCATCTGTTTACATCGATGTTTACCTGCTAAAATACCACTTCTTATTTAAGAAAAAACCTATACAACCTATATGATACTAACGAGTTATTTACCGATGGATTACACCTCGTTAAAGCATTGGGCCAATCTAGCTCATCGCTAGAAATACAGCGGTAAGTAGCACAATGGCTACTAGACCAAATTGTGCCCATTTCAACATAAAAGGACCCGGACGATGAGTGAGAGGAAAGTTTTCTGAGTTAACCAACTTGTAATTGAAATAAGCTACAATAGGACTTGTCAGAAAGGAGGTGATCATCGCAATTTCAATGAGATCGGTCATCCGATCAGCGAACAAACTAACGAGGGTCCACCCTCCTAAGGCTACCACAAGAACAGCACCCCAATATCCAAGTCCCTTTGTGTTTAATAGCGATCTAGACAATTCCAAGGTGGTTCTTCCATATCCATCAAAAACACTGAGAGTGGTACTGAACATGGCCGCCGTTGCTGCAGTCACGATCACCATTTTGAACCCAGAGCCTAGTGTATCGGTGTATATATCGATGAGTGCCCCTGTAAATCCTACAGCTCCTGATGGAAACTCGACAGCGTTGCCGTACATCAACATCACCCCTAATCCCAAGAAGAGAAGAGCCGAGATGGCGCTGAGCCAATAACCAATATGGAAATCCAGAAGTACGCTCTTCAAACGCTTTACATCACCTCCTGAACCGTTCTTCTCTACCGTCCAGATGCTATTCCACACACTTAAGTCTACCGCCGTTGGCATCCATCCAATGAGCGCAATCGTAAATACGAGCGTCTCTCCCTGAGTAAAATCGGGAAGAACAAAATTACCTCCCCTTCCATGGTCTGAGAAGGCAATCACAAAAGCGACTAAAGTTGAAATCGCCAGTATAGTTGTGATTATTTTTATACTGATATCAAGGAAGGCAAACTTACCAAAGGCCAGCCATAGAAAGCAAAGGACGAATATCGATGTGGTAATGACCTCTATAGATACGTTGAGTCCAAGTAAATGAGAAGTGAGACCTGCCGTTACAATGGACACAGCCCCCGTCACGGTGAACATTGAGGCCAAGGTGGACAAAGCATAGATCCATGTCACCCACTTCCCCATCTTCGTATAACCCGAAATAAGAGATTCACCTGTTCCTTCTGCGTAACGTGTACCAAACTCGAAGAAGGGAAACTTGATGATATTGGCAAATAAAATGATGATGGCAAAGCTCCAGCCGTACTCTGCACCTGCGCGAGTGGACTGAACCAAATGACTCACGCCAATCGCCGTAGCGGCAAACAAAAGACCTGGACCAAATACTTTACGCATGCCAAAAGATAAGATTCAGAATGAGGATAAATGAAAAACCCCCGCACTTTCGCACGAGGGTTTCACTAATATAAAACGTTGTTTAGTCTTTCAAGATATTTCTTGAAATCACCAACTTTTGAATTTCCGTGGTTCCTTCTCCAATGGTACAGAGTTTAGAATCACGGTAGTATTTTTCTGCTGGATAATCCTTGGTGTAACCGTAGCCACCGTGGATTTGAATGCCATCTGTACTCACTTCAACAGAAATTTCTGAAGCGTAATACTTGGCCATTGCAGATTCTGTAGTGACAGGCTTACCGGCATCTTTCAACTGCCCAGCGTGTTGAATCATCAATTCAGCACCGTGAATTTTCGTAGCCATCTCTGCCAACTTAAAACCAATAGCTTGGAACTTTGAAATCGATTGTCCGAACTGGTGACGCTCCTTACTGTAAGCCTTTGCCGCAGTGTATGCTCCTTTGGCAATTCCCAATGAAAGGGCAGCAATGGAGATGCGACCTCCATCCAATATCTTCATGGCTTGAATAAATCCTTCACCAACATTTCCAAGAACATTCTCTTTTGGAACTCGGCAGTTGTCGAAGAATAAGCACGCAGTTTCCGAGGCGCGCATTCCAAGTTTATTTTCTTTTTTACCTCCAGAAAAGCCAGGGGTACCTTTTTCTACTACAAAGGCAGTCATTCCGTGAGAATCGCCTTTCTCGCCTGTACGGGCAATCACTACGGCCACTTCACCAGAAATAGCGTGTGTGATGAAGTTCTTTGAACCATTAAGCACCCAATCGTCACCGTCTTGCACTGCTGTAGTAGCCATACCTCCGGCATCAGAACCTGTACCTGTTTCTGTCAAACCCCATGCGCCAATCCATTCAGCGGTAGCCAATTTGGGAATCCAACGCTTCTTCTGCTCTTCGTTACCGAAAGTCAAAATGTGGTTGGTACAAAGACTGTTGTGAGCGGCTACCGACAAACCGATAGATCCACAAACTTGTGAGATTTCATCAATAACTGCGATGTATTCAGCATAACCCATTCCCGCTCCATTGTATTCTTCGGGAACCAAAACGCCCATGAATCCTTGTTGACCCATTTGACGGAATAATTCTACTGGAAAGGTTTGAGCTTCGTCCCACTCCATTACATGTGGACGAATATGTGTTTCGGCAAACGAACGAGCACTCTCGCGAACGAACTTAATCGCTTCTTCGCGCTCAGGGCTTAGGATAGTGTGCATGTTGAATTCTATTTAACTCAGGGATTGCGAAAATAACTAATGAAAATTGATTTTGTTCGAAGTTTCACGTTTACCTCGCCACATTTAGCAGAATTTTCAGAACCTAAACGCTTAAAAAAAGAAAAGGCGCCCCATCGGACGCCTTTCCCCTCGTTTAAATAAGAACTAGAAACCAATAACTGCTTCGAGCATGAATCCGTCGAACTTACCCTCTTGAAGAACAGATCCGTTGAATCCGTCTCCAGAGTATTGTTGGTTCACATATTCAACTTTAACCATCACGTTGTCGGTCATAAACCAACCACCGCCAAAGTTCATTCTGCTAATTTCTTGATCGGCAGCATTCTCGCTAGCGTTACCAGTTACAAGGTTGTAACGGCCGCCTAGGTAAAATCTTTCCTCAGCTCCAAAGCGATAGAGAAGTTCACCTGCCAATTGGGTATAAGAACCACCGGTTACAGTTTCGTTCACATCTCCCATCACCATTTCGTAGATACCGAAGAACTCAAGTCCTTTCCATTTTACAAATGGGTTGATTTGGATACTGCTGAACTTAGTAAAGCTCGGAGCGAAACGACCACTTCTGAAGTTGTCAGATCCTCCTTCTGGAGTCATCACCCAGTAGTAACGTGCACCTGTACGGTCGCCTTTGTAGAGGTAAGTACCGTTGCCAAAGGTTGGACTGTTCAAGAATGATCCAGTCAAACGCACACGGAGATCGTCGTTCAATTGGCTATCGTAACCCAACTTACCGTAGATAGATGGACCTAGGTCTTTGTCGCCACTGTTTACAGTTTGATTCAAGTTACCATTAGATACACCCACTACACCAATGAAACCATTGGTTTGGATGTTCACTTCACCAAATGCTTCCGTAGTAAAGGCATCCATGATGTAATTACCTACAAAAGGGTTGTAGATGGCTCTCGCGTTGTCAGAACGTCTGAAGTGTGCATCACCGTAGTTGATTTCATCCAAACCAATTTTAATGGTTGCGATATCCATGAATCCACTGAGGAATCCCTCTTGGATGAAATCGAGTTTGTCCATTTGGATGTATCCACCTTTCACCCATGCTTCATTATGGTGACGAGAAGATAGATAAGTAACCAAGTTCATTCGAACCCCATCTGCCAATTGAACATCAATATTCAAGTTCGCAGTAGGTAGGTTGAAGTTTGATGCCATATCAATCAAGGTGTCCCCTGATCCTGTTTTATGACTCAATCCTTGGAATTGTAGGGCAAAATCGCCCCCTACTCTCACTTTTAGTCCAGTGAAAGGAACGTTATTTTGCTTAGGAGTTTCAAAGACATTTAGTCCTTCTAAGCCAGCAGGACGGAAGTACTGCATTTCAGGTTGTTGAGCAAGCGCAGGTACGGCAGTTAGAGCAGTTAGCGCAATTACCCAAGTACGCATTCTTGAAAGTTTCATGATCGCGGTAGTTAAGGAATTGTTACAGTTTATCGTTTTAAGATGAGCGCAAAGTTGATGTTGACCTCATCGGCCACCTTCATGGCTCCGAACATAAAGCTTGGAGCGCTCATGCCATGTTGAGAAAATTTTACGCTGTGGGTTCCAGAAAGCTTGATGCTTCCATCACTCAGCTTCGTAAAGTTCGCTTGTACATTGATGTTTCTTTTTACACCGTGAATGGTCAAATCGCCATTCACCGTAGCACGACTTCCATTTAATTGATAGGTTTTCATGACAAACACGATATCTGGATAATCTTCAGCTTCCAGAGATGCATGCATTCTCTTGTTCATCAATCGGTCGCCACTATCCATAGATTCAACCTTGAATACCAGGCGTAAGGATTGAAGTTCATCGTTGGCCACAGTAGATGCCGCTGTAACCTCAGTTACTTTAGCAGACCAATCATGTACATTGGAGGTCCCTTCCACTGTGAATTCAGAGTTGGGACTCATTTGGTAGCTCTGTCCGAATGCAGATAAACCCATTGCGAAGGCCACCGCTGTAGTAAGGAATTTTAGACTTTTCATTTGAGCACGTTTTACAGGTATGAAAGTACTGTGAGTAAATACTTCCGTTACTGCCATTCATCATGTACAAGCATGACTTTTATCATATCATATAATTCGTCAACTTTGCGAAGCAAAATCAGTAAACACCATGAAAAGCAAGCTATTCGTCGCTTTACTCCTACTCCCACTTCTATCTTTAGGGTGGGGACAGACCGGTCACCGTGTTGTTGGAGAGATCGCAGATCGTCATATGTCACCAGAAGCACGAGCAAAAGTGCTCGAGATTCTCGCAGGAGAATCACCTGCTATGGCGAGTAATTGGATGGACTTCATCAAGTCGAATCACGACTACGATCACATGAAGAAGTGGCATTATGTTACCATTCCCGACAGCATTGACTACCACGAAGCTGACACCCCACATGGTGGCGATGCTTACTTGACAATACTCCGTATTATAGAAGAGATAGAAAGTGGAGAGTTTCACGGTTGGACGGAAGCAGAAGCATTGAAGAGCCTCATACACTTAGTGGGTGATCTCCATCAGCCTCTACACGTTGGAAATGGTGAAGACCGCGGCGGAAATGATGTCCGTGTAAAATGGTTTGGTGAGCCTTCTAACCTTCACAGAGTGTGGGATTCGGAAATGATCGATGGTCAGCAGTTGAGCTATACTGAATACACCAATTGGGTAGACGTTGCGACGCAAGACCAAATCTCAAAATGGCAATCTGACGACATTCAAATATGGATGGAAGAGTCTAAAGCAATGCGGGAATCGGTTTACGACATTGAAGATCCCGAACGCTTGGGTTATCAATACAACTACGATCACATTGCAGAATTGAATGATCGATTACTCCGAGCGGGAATCCGACTGGCAGGAATCCTCAACGAATTATATGGATAAAGAGAAAGCGCGCCGCAAAATTGCGGCGCGCTTCGTTTAAATCCCCCCTGTTTTATCGCGATATCATTAGTATCTGCCTCATCTTGTCAGGCTGTATTGAATATTCCATATTCACGCGCCGCAAGAGAGATCTAATATCCTGTTTCTAAGTCTCATATAAAAGACCCTTAGGTTAAATCTTACGCACTTCACCGTTAAGAAGATTCCTACAATTTGTGTCATTTGGTAAGTATTTACTCTTGCAAGACAGTCTTTGATGTTCTTACTTTGCTGTTGACCATGAAACGAGAGACAAACGCAAACCACGACGCGCATTGGACGGCCATGATGGGATTCGACTGGATGTTGGAGACCCCTAGTTTGCTATTCAATGAACTTGACGAGAGTGAATCCGTTGAGTTTAGAGATGGTTTTGAGCGGTTGCAAAAGATTGATGGTGCTCTCTGCTTACACTCTTTCCTAAAGCAGAATCACTTTATCACTTCATACCCAAGCATTTGCCCTTCGCATCCT includes:
- a CDS encoding T9SS type B sorting domain-containing protein; the protein is MKRLLITLTILLGSFSLSASHLLGGEIWWECQPSGRYVFFLRIYRDCTGIPMPPPGNLNSNSPAGSMPLTLVTGYPHDVSPSGPNCTGSDNINCGNPQTGAIEEYLYRTPAVVLNGVPPASGWYFTWQQSARPSGMANIVSGDYFLRAFMFPYNNGSGNMNANPCYDNSPLFLQAPKVVTCTDYEFAFNNFAFDEELDSLYFDWAQPLYTSLNNTVNFTNGYSYNNPLPGIQSFAQDAGQVVINTNLTGKYATCMKVTAYKCNQKVAEVYRDIPVILLPCVTSPTNPSNVPPTLQVINDPLPMPQLDPVVVNGDTTFYEMTVYAGEYIHFRMQSVDSDFDANWTPQTIKFVGVGGNLGTPLGNPNNCIVNPPCATITPTAPQNSLTTTLTNNVDFSWQTDCDHLNSTTVACGKPKSSYLFYFKMEDNYCPAPSFKLISARINVISPDPVPPTMSQCLDYDPTTKSMSLGFTPPIPEDTAQNFDFYVVFRGDGNNFSPLDTIYNYSDVAYTDLNPDTAELYYFMRTYGGCEQESDPSDTLIAISPVMVPFPAIDPYVAKLSWNAPSADSSMVFTYEIWRQITGANDWQMLGQTNDRNYNDTINLCRESVDYQIRIAGSCGSFLASDTLADKINEDVLDINYVTVNNGQTVIDFKPTKYGDVVEYHVLIHDGTAWQVQEVIPVPITLPYTLATSDPTIASERYKVVSRDSCYNYSDTSEVFIHQTLFLDGLLDVCEGSIELKWNQYNNWPGGVDNYKVMADVTVGGTTNTGVLIGTNPGDDTTFIQENLLSGAEYCYYIVATDTSGLVTSTSNEYCIQSDVIIQSKLQYLARTTVQIDGSVEVWAFIDGRADVEEYQVQRAEDTLGPWQTVGVVPMPTAAPFHIKFVDFSANTDEARYIYRIRSANSCGGVDTVSNFGTNILLEVSSNENLTNQLTWNAYRDYGGIVDHYNVYRKADNSPNWVLVANDITETSYSDNIRQFGNGKGVFCYRVAAVEANNPLGYLDESGNPMTSYSNEVCVDLDARGFFPTAFTPNSSIPENRVWKPHTMFEDASEYDLSIVDRWGNRVFHTNTPDEGWDGSFKGDESPEGVYFFVLKYRSEGGKLKEERGSITLIR
- a CDS encoding T9SS type B sorting domain-containing protein translates to MMKRILLLLFGLMLTTQSFGSHLLGGEIWWRCIETGPHAGKYHLYLRLYRDCSGASMPSGNQTISGGPLGSISLPILTDINDPYYVVGGYPRDASPECDGGSTINCATATTPGSGAIEEAVWRTSTPVTLSGVPPASGWTFSWSSCCRPATANLSGQPGYFLRATMYPFNDGTGNRNANPCFDSSPRFLEIPKVVTCTGYEFAYNNFAFDQDLDSLYFDWDDPLVSATAPAAFVGGYTANNPLPGIQNFAQDAGQVTINTTLTGQYATCMRVDAYKFGQRVASVYRDIPIVLVACPGVTNSPPTLEVINDPAPAPQLTPVVQGQDTIYYEMTVNAGQAIHFNMQSQDYDFLPSWLPQTIKFVGVGGNLGDPMNSTTNCLFQQPCAIVTPISPQTGYSSPSTNNVQFDWQTTCDHLSYSTSAGGTRKNQYLFYFKMEDNSCPAPSFKLITARITVVSPSPEPPDLTNSCVQANTDGTLSFDYVEPAPSDTGENFDFYVIYRGGSGSSFAPYDTVTNYLTTNYTDPAPLPGANYYYVRTFGGCDQESFSSDTISVVSVRVTAFPPTNPYVAQLEWNSPKYTYEAAADTFEVWRRVAITGTWGMIGTTTDTTYSDTVNICGNNLEYQIRMAGVCDSRTDSGYFADQSNNDKLDLGYATVEGGMAKLSWPPTNSGDVLEYLVLERQAGAGWVNVANIPVGNPTVYVVPTSTADQQAETYKVVSVDSCGNQSSDLIVPAHTTMYLRGDLNPCDGIMELKWNQYEGWPGGAAEYEILADVTPAGGTQQTGVLIGTNVATDTTFIHTNLQSGAQYCYYIRAVDTTGMDTSYSSQYCINSSIVIQSKVQYMARATVQLDGSVETWTFIDGNADVLEYQVQRAEDTLGPWVNIGVVPKPTAAPYQIRFVDFSANTDDTRYFYRVRSTNECGGADTISNFGTNILLEVDVNDNLTNQLTWNRYRDYGGIVDHYNVYRKVDGAPNWVLVANDVQDTSYTDNIRQFGNGKGQFCYRVAAVEAANPLGFVDETGMPFTSFSNEACLNHDARGFFPTAFRPTSTNVENQVWKPMNLFEDQDNYLLIIQNRWGEEVFRTTNPDEGWDGTYKGTASQAGAYMFLVRYKAETGKLKEERGTFTLLR